The genome window GACATTATTTACACTGCAGCTATTACTACTCAGTCTACCGCTCCGGTATTTGCAACCATTAAACAGTTAATGGCACCAAGTCCGTTAAACAACAACACACCACCTTCAGTGCTGCTGACTGACACTGGCGCTGTGGTTTCTGATGTATTGTTCCCTGGACAAACAGTGGCAGACAGCCTGGCTGACCCACGTTTTATTTTTAAATTAGCCAAACTTTACACTGGTACTATTAACCTGCCGTACTATTTAGGAGCTGCTACAGCTGAAAGTCCAACAGCGCCTTTAAGCACTCGCTGGACAGCACGTTGTGATTCAGGCGCTATTATTGCTTCATTAACAGATGAACAGAAAACAGCTTTGGAAGCAGGTATTACTGACCCGGCTCAGGCTGGCAATGATGCGTTTTGTAAAGCTGCGTCAAGTGGTGCTTTACGTGACTTTGGCTTAGATAAACAACGCCATCTGACTAAGTTTAACGTGATACCTAAAACAAACAGTACTCAGACTTTAGCTGTGCAGGTCACTGTACCTGATGAAGTTCGTGGTGCAGCTTTAGGTTTAGTCAAACCAGCAGCAGGCTGGCCTGTGGTAATACTGCAACATGGTATTACCTCTAAGAAAGAAGATATGTTAGCTATCACTGGTGCGTTATCAGCCCGCGGTTTTGCCACTATTGCAATTGACCATCCATTACACGGCAGTCGTGGTTTTGGGGCGTTAAACGCCAGTAACGGCAATGCAACTGTGTATATGAACCTGTCGAACTTACTGGTGACCCGCGACAACCTGCGTCAAAGTATCGCCGATATGCTGGGTTTACGTTTAGGCATGAATTTTAATAACCAGCCTGGTTTATTAAATACTCAGGACGTGCAGTTCTTAGGTCACTCTTTAGGAGCGATTTCTGGTACTTCTATGGTGGCTTTAGCCAACAGCACTACGGGTAATGCCCAACTGGATGCTTTATATAAAATTCAGTCTGCCACTTTAGCTATGCCTGGTGGTGCTGTAGCCAACTTCCTGTTGGAATCCGCTTCGTTTGGCCCAACTATTAAAGCCAGCGTCTTGTTAGGTGCTGGTGGTACTACTGCGGCTGCTTACACAGAGTTTGCGACCACTAATAGTTGTGGTGCTGGCCAGACGGCTCCTTATGCTGCTTGCTTTAACTCTTTTGTTCAGGCTCTGAGTGCTACAAACCCAACAGCTCTGGCCGCATTAAACGCTTCTTTCGCTTCTTTTGCCTTTGCGGCACAAACTGTGACAGATGCTGGTGACCCAAATAACTATGCCTCTATGCTGGTTGCCTCTGAAACCCCAACTTACATTATTGAAGTAGTGGGTGATCAGGCTGAACAATTACCGGATCAGGTGATCCCAAACCGTTCTGCTGCAATGCCTCTGGCAGGTACTGAACCGCTAGCCGCCTTATTGGGTGCATCAGCAGTAAATAACGTTGCTGGTACTTATCCTGTGGCTGGTACTGCATTAAGTCGCTTTATTGCTGGTGGTCACAGCTCAATTCTTAGCCCAGCAGCAAGTGCTGCAGCCACTGCAGAAATGCAGGGCCAAAGCGTGAGCTTCTTTATGGGGCGTGGTGCTGGTGTTGTTGTCACTAACGGCGCTGTAATGGCTCCTGCCAACTAAGATTAAATAGCTATAAAAAGCCCGGCTCTGATGCCGGGCTTTTTTATATCCACGGACGGATGGTATGTCGAAAATGCAGGAGCATATTTTCGACGATATCCACGGACGGATGGTATGTCGAAAATGCAGGAGCATATTTTCGACTAATTTATTACCATAAGGCTACAATGCCGTTAGTTTTTCTTTAAAAGGAATAGAAGTGGAATTTTTATATCAATACGGTTTGTTTCTGGCGAAAACCGCCACTGTGGTGATAGCTGTGGCTGTCATTATTATTCTGGTGGTATCTGCCAAACAAAAAGCTAAAAAAGGCGAGCTGGAGTTTAGCGACCTGTCGGAAGATTACCGCGAACTAACCGCCGATCTGCAGCAACAGCTGCTGGATAAAAAAGCCTATAAAGCCTGGTTTAAAGGTCAAAAGCAAAAGGATGAGCCAAAAGATCGGCTTTTTGTGCTGGATTTTAATGGCAGTATGGATGCGCATGAAGTGGAGGCCTTGCGTGAAGAGGTCACAGCTGTGTTAGCTGTTGCGACGGGCACAGATGAAGTATTGATCCGGTTGGAAAGTCCTGGTGGGGTAGTGCATGGTTATGGTCTGGCCGCCTCTCAGCTTGACAGAATCAAGCAGCAAAATATTCGTCTGACCGTGGCTGTCGACAAAGTAGCAGCCAGTGGTGGTTATATGATGGCTTGTATTGCGGACCGCATTTTAGCTGCACCTTTTGCTATTGTTGGCTCTATAGGTGTTGTTGCCCAGTTGCCTAACTTTCATAAGCTGTTGAAGAAGAACCATATAGATGTAGAGCAGTTTACTGCAGGTGAATTTAAACGCACAGTCACAGTCTTTGCCGAAAATACTGAGAAAGGCCGTGAGAAGTTTCAGCAGGAACTGGAGCAAACTCATGTTTTATTTAAAGACTTTGTGTTTAAACACAGACCCATACTTCAGATGGAACAAGTCGCGACAGGTGAGCATTGGTTTGGTTATCAGGCGCTGGAGTTAAATTTAATCGACCAACTGCAAACCAGTGATGACTATCTGGTTCAGCACTTTAACAGCAAAAAAGTAGTGCAGGTGAAGTATCAGATCAAACGTAAACTGGCAGAAAAAGTCGGTTTAGCTGCAAGTACAGCCTTAGCTACCAGTCTGAACAAGTTATCTAACCTGAGTTTTTGGCGTTAAGTTATGCAGTCTGAGTTTTGGCATAATTGCTGGCAACAACAACGCATTGGCTTTCATCAAAATGAAATCCATCCGCTGTTACCTGTGGTGTTCTCTCAATTGAATTGGGACCCGTCAAAAGTGATTTTTGCACCTTTATGCGGTAAAAGCCTTGATCTGTGGTGGTTAGCAGAGCAAGGAAAAGTCATAGGTGCTGAGCTCTCTGAACTGGCATGCCAGCAGTTTTATCAGGATCAAGAGCAACCCTATTCAGTTTCAGCACAAGGTGATTTTCTGCGTTTTAGTCATCCCGCTGTGGATATATGGCAAGGTGACTACTTCGCTTTAAAGCCAGAGCAATTGGGCGAAATTGGGCTGGTTTATGATAGGGCTGCATTGATTGCCTTACCTTTGCAGATGCGAATTGACTACGTGCAGCAGTTAAAACGCTTATGCACAGGACCCGTTTCTTTGTTACTGCTGAGCCTTGAGTACCCGCAAGAAGAAATGTCGGGCCCTCCTTTTTCTGTGACTGAGCTGGAGGTCAGGCAGTTGTTTGATTTCGCAGTGTCCATTGAGTTAGTGGCGATGCGTAATCTGACAGGGCGACCTTTTGCGCAGAGGCAGTTTAACGTTAGCAGCCTTGTGGAAAAGGCATTTTGGATTTGCTGGTAATTTGAAAATTGTTTGTAAAAAACGCCGCATATAGCGGCGTTTTTTTACGAGGATGTTTAAACGTTTCTGCCCGCATCCGGGTTGTTAAAACAGGCTTCATCAAACTGGTTTTCGCTTTTGGCAACCAGACAAGACACCATCGCATCTCCGCTGATATTGACGGCTGTGCGGGTCATATCTAACAGGCGGTCGACACCAATAATCAGTGCTATACCCTCGACAGGTAAACCAACCTGCTGCAGTACCATCGCCAGCATAATTAAACCTACACCAGGTACACCAGCCGTGCCTATCGACGCTAAAGTAGCCGTCAGAATCACCATCAGGTAATCCATAGTGGTTAAATCAATCTGGAATACCTGAGCAATAAATACGGTCGCTACACCCTGCATAATAGCGGTTCCATCCATATTGATGGTGGCGCCTAAAGGGATAGTGAATGAGGCGATATTGTTGCTGACACCGAGTTTTTTGGTGGTCGTTTCCATATTCACAGCCAGCGTTGCATTGCTGCTTGAGGTGCTGAAGGCAAACAAAGCTGCATCTTTCATTTTGCGGAAAAACATCAAAGGACTTAAACGGCCAAAGACTTTTAAGAAGGTGCCATAAACCACAAAACCGTGGAAAACTAATACAAAAAGTACAGTGGCAAAATACCAGACCAGGCTGCCCATATCTTTCATATCCAGGGTAGTGAACAACTTTGCCATCAGGAAGAACACACCATAAGGGGCTAAAGCCATCATAAAGCCAACCAGCTTCATCACCACTTCGTTTAAATCATTAAAGAAATCCCGTACCCGCGCTCCGGCTTCACCACTCATGGCAACCGCCAGACCAAATAACACAGAGAATACGATAATTTGTAGCATTTCCCCTTTAGCCATGGCATCGACCGGATTGCTTGGGAACATGTTAATAAAAACTTCGGCTATTGAAGGGGCTGCGCCTGTCTGGAAGCTTGAATCTGCCACCATATTAACGCCTGCGCCCGGAGACACTAACACCGCAAAGAAAATAGCCAGAGCAATAGCTATGGCTGTTGTTAAGGTAAATAAGCCCATGGCTTTGGCACCCAAACGCCCCAGTGTATTCGGATCATTTAACGAGCTGGTACCACAGACGAGCGAGACAAAGACAAGAGGCACAACGAGCATTTTTAAGCTGGCAACAAAAATTTGTCCGCCGACATGAAAAATACCGTCAACAAAAAATGCCCGTAAGCCTAGTTCTGCGCCAAACAAACTTAAGGTTCGTTCTGCTTCACCTGCTAACAGGAATTTAAATAAAGCACCCACCAGGATACCCAGTGCCATGCCGATCAGAATACGTGGTGTAAGGCCTAATTTCTTTTTTGAAGTCATTTTTATTTTGTTATCAGTCCGGAAAATGCCGCTTAGCCTACCAGTTTGTGAACCAAAAGAAAAACCGCAACTGACTGAATTATTTTGCGTTGTGACTTAGCCCGTTGCAGAAGTTTCGACTAAGCTAGAATAATTACAATAAGTTAGCGCATCCAAGGGAGAATCCAGATGCTTAGAGTCCGCTGTTACTTTGTCATCGTTGTTTTAGCTTTGTTGGCTGCATGTGGCGGTGGAGGTGGCACTATCAGCGATGATGGTGACGGTGGTGGGACCACCGAAGTGATCAATATCAGTCTGTCGTTAACCAATGCATCTGGTGTGGTGTCGTCAGAAGTGAGCAAAGCTCAACCTTTAACATTAACCGCAACCTTAACTTCTTCAACGGGTCGTTCGATGTCCGGGCAGTTAGTGACCTTCAGTTTTAATGATGCGTTATTAGCCAGTTTTAATAACGAAGCAGGCACAGCTCAAACCAATAGTAATGGAGTCGCGACTATAGGTGTTTTGGTTGGCACCAAAAGTGGTGCCGGTACTATAGCGGCTACTTTAACCGGCGGGCAATCTACAACCATAAGTTTTGCTTCAGCGGGGGATGCAGATGATGTTGAACCTGAAAAGCCGGTTGGCTCGCTACGCCTGATTGCAGACAATTTACAGTTAGGCTCAGGCGAAACGGCGCAAGTGGCTTTGTCTGCAGTGGTTTTGGACACCAGCAATATATTACAACCAGGTGTGACTGTGCAATTCAGTGCCAGCTCTGGCGAGTTGCAGGTCGTCAGTGCTGTGACGGAAGCGGATGGTGTTGCCAAAGCGACCTTATCAAGCAGTGTGGACTCGTCATTACGCACAATTACAGTGACGGCCTCAGTCGGTGATAAAACTGCGACCGTTGATATTAATGTGGTGGGAACCTCGATTTTAATCAGTGCACCACGTTCTATGGTGTTATCGGACGAAGTGACCATCACAGCGGACTTAACCGACTTTGATGGTAAAGGTATACAAGGTCAAACCTTGGCTGTGACCTCGTCTTTAGGTAACCCTATTACCAGTGCGTCCCTGGTCACTGCGGGTAATAGTGGCCGGGTATCATTCAACTACAGAGCGACTCAGGGGGGGACAGATGAACTGACGGTGACAGGTTTGGGGGCTACGGCTTCGGTAACTATAAATATTCAGTCTGACCAGTTTAGATTTCTTAGGACAGAAGTGATAGAGGTAGATTTAGGGATAGAAGAGGACATTGATCGCAAACTGAGTCTGGAGTGGCTGGTCAATAGTAGCCCAAAAGAAGGAGGTGAACTGACCTTTACGACGACCCGAGGCACAGTGAACGACAGTGAGGATGCTATGGGGTCATCTATCTCCATCTCAGCAGAAACGAATTCTCAGGGTAGAGCTGATGTGTTTGTTCATTCAGACTTCGCTGGTTTCGCCAATATAGTCGCGACGGAGGACAATAATGGTGCAGGTGATGTGTTAACCACTCAGACCCGAATTGAGTTTGTAGCTAAAACACCTGACACTATTGAAGCTCAAGCATTTCCTGCTCAGGTGGGATCAGGAGAACAAAGCATTGTTCGGGCAATAGTTCGTGATGAAAACAAGAATCCGGTAAAAAATCAGACCGTTGCATTTACCTTGGTTGGGGCGCCCGGTGGACAAATAGACCCTTCAACAGCAGTGACTAACTCTCAAGGTTTGGCTAGCACAGTGTTTACGGCGGATAACACTACAGGAGCCGGCACAGGTCATAACCTGAACGTGCAAGCAACCTTGTTGGATCAACTATCAATAAGTAAATTGGTGCCGATATCTGTCGGTTCCAGGACTTTATTTTTTAGGTTTGGTACAGGAAATACAATTAAAGCTCCTAGCAACACATTGTTTGCACAGGAATTCTCTGTTTTGGTGACTGATTCATCTGGAAATCCTGTGGCAGGTCAAGATCTTAATGTTTCAGTATTATCTGTGAGTTACGACAAAGGGGAGTGGGTTCCTATACCTGACCTGATTGATTTTGAGTATTGGCACGCAGACAGCTCGGGCGCTGTAACAGACTGTCAAAGTGAAGATATAAATAACAACGGAATACTGGATGACGGTGAGGATACAAACGGAAACGACCAGTTGACGCCTGGTAATGTAGCATCAGTACCTCGTACAGTGACTGCTGATTCTAATGGTATTGCTACATTTGATATGACCTACCCAAGAGATATTGCACCATGGACTGAAGTTCTCATTACAGTGTCAGGTTTTGCAGATGGCACTGAAAATATATCCAGCAGGGAGTTCAGAACTCGTGTTTCAGGTGAATATATTGCTGATGAAACAGCAGCTCCAGCCAGAAATCCTTATGGTGAAGGAGCGTTTTGTACCGACACAGATTGAAATTGATGACCGTACTTTTTAATGACTCGTCCTACTATACGTTGACGGTTTTGAATTAAGCCAGTTGCATAATGCAACTGGCTTTTTTGTGCACTTCGTTTGGCGTTTTCATGCCCAAACTAAGATGCGGCCTGTATTCATTATAGATTGCGATAGATTGCTTCACTGCTCGCTTTAACTCGTCCTGATTTCGACACCTTGTCAGTAGAAACTCATGTTTGAGAATGCCATTGATACGCTCTGCCAGAGCATTCTGATAGCAATCATACCCATCCGTCATCGAAGGGATAATGGCATGTAACTGCAACTGCTTTTGGTACTCTTTTGAACAGTACTGTGAACCTCTGTCTGAATGATGAATTAAAGGACACCCAGTCATACGGTTTTTAGTCGCTTGCTGTAACGCCCGGCCAATATCCGTCGCTGTCATCGTTGAAGAGACGTCATGCCCCATAATTCTTCGACTATAAGCATCTGTGACCAGTGATAAATATTGAACACCTTCGTCGGTTTCAAGGTACGTAATATCGCTCACAAAAACCTGTTCAGGTCGGGTGATTATTAACCCTTTCATCAGGTTGGGATGTTTTTTCATCCAATGCTTACTGTCGGTCGTCTTGTGGTAATTCCGAGGTCTTTTTATCAGAAGGTTTTCGCTGCGCAGGTAGCTAAATAAGCCATCACGACCCAGTTTAATACCACACTCTTCTAATTTGGGCTTGAGCACATGATAGAGCTTTCGGGTTCCCAGGCGCGGCATAAACCGGCGGAGGTCCCTCACCATGGCCTGAACTGGCTGCAAGGCAAAAGCCCGTGATTGATAACGGCTCTCGGCTTGATAAATGGACTGTCGGGATATACCCATCACCCGACACAGCTGCGATAAGCTTATTTGAGCTTGGCTCTGGAGTTTCCTAACCCCATGTCGACAAGCTTTTTTCGCAGCTGGGTTCCTTGTGTAGTATCAATGTAATCAATCATTTCATTGAGAACGAGATTCCGGACTTTTTCATCTTCGAGCTT of Rheinheimera sp. MM224 contains these proteins:
- a CDS encoding VolA/Pla-1 family phospholipase → MNKLLLSFAIASALGLAGCGGESLDEIKDDTQTGGEVQIPLSRVVYDPANGVLSPPNDLLLQGTKDGTLFMPGEKNAAGAHLDAPNYADPSTALGALDGWSTQNPFTIALNFTSGVTLDAASVQQAGAVYLVETLMGDPASPDADCRAVPRGAACKAVGSLTFGVDYVTRASGNSIAVIPLKPLKPATTYILVFTSALKDSEGRSVAPSSTYELVKQDITTKPLGTAAQLALQGVINSFENAVSAESINKADIIYTAAITTQSTAPVFATIKQLMAPSPLNNNTPPSVLLTDTGAVVSDVLFPGQTVADSLADPRFIFKLAKLYTGTINLPYYLGAATAESPTAPLSTRWTARCDSGAIIASLTDEQKTALEAGITDPAQAGNDAFCKAASSGALRDFGLDKQRHLTKFNVIPKTNSTQTLAVQVTVPDEVRGAALGLVKPAAGWPVVILQHGITSKKEDMLAITGALSARGFATIAIDHPLHGSRGFGALNASNGNATVYMNLSNLLVTRDNLRQSIADMLGLRLGMNFNNQPGLLNTQDVQFLGHSLGAISGTSMVALANSTTGNAQLDALYKIQSATLAMPGGAVANFLLESASFGPTIKASVLLGAGGTTAAAYTEFATTNSCGAGQTAPYAACFNSFVQALSATNPTALAALNASFASFAFAAQTVTDAGDPNNYASMLVASETPTYIIEVVGDQAEQLPDQVIPNRSAAMPLAGTEPLAALLGASAVNNVAGTYPVAGTALSRFIAGGHSSILSPAASAAATAEMQGQSVSFFMGRGAGVVVTNGAVMAPAN
- the sohB gene encoding protease SohB, with product MEVEFLYQYGLFLAKTATVVIAVAVIIILVVSAKQKAKKGELEFSDLSEDYRELTADLQQQLLDKKAYKAWFKGQKQKDEPKDRLFVLDFNGSMDAHEVEALREEVTAVLAVATGTDEVLIRLESPGGVVHGYGLAASQLDRIKQQNIRLTVAVDKVAASGGYMMACIADRILAAPFAIVGSIGVVAQLPNFHKLLKKNHIDVEQFTAGEFKRTVTVFAENTEKGREKFQQELEQTHVLFKDFVFKHRPILQMEQVATGEHWFGYQALELNLIDQLQTSDDYLVQHFNSKKVVQVKYQIKRKLAEKVGLAASTALATSLNKLSNLSFWR
- the tmpT gene encoding thiopurine S-methyltransferase, with amino-acid sequence MQSEFWHNCWQQQRIGFHQNEIHPLLPVVFSQLNWDPSKVIFAPLCGKSLDLWWLAEQGKVIGAELSELACQQFYQDQEQPYSVSAQGDFLRFSHPAVDIWQGDYFALKPEQLGEIGLVYDRAALIALPLQMRIDYVQQLKRLCTGPVSLLLLSLEYPQEEMSGPPFSVTELEVRQLFDFAVSIELVAMRNLTGRPFAQRQFNVSSLVEKAFWICW
- a CDS encoding dicarboxylate/amino acid:cation symporter; protein product: MTSKKKLGLTPRILIGMALGILVGALFKFLLAGEAERTLSLFGAELGLRAFFVDGIFHVGGQIFVASLKMLVVPLVFVSLVCGTSSLNDPNTLGRLGAKAMGLFTLTTAIAIALAIFFAVLVSPGAGVNMVADSSFQTGAAPSIAEVFINMFPSNPVDAMAKGEMLQIIVFSVLFGLAVAMSGEAGARVRDFFNDLNEVVMKLVGFMMALAPYGVFFLMAKLFTTLDMKDMGSLVWYFATVLFVLVFHGFVVYGTFLKVFGRLSPLMFFRKMKDAALFAFSTSSSNATLAVNMETTTKKLGVSNNIASFTIPLGATINMDGTAIMQGVATVFIAQVFQIDLTTMDYLMVILTATLASIGTAGVPGVGLIMLAMVLQQVGLPVEGIALIIGVDRLLDMTRTAVNISGDAMVSCLVAKSENQFDEACFNNPDAGRNV
- a CDS encoding Ig-like domain-containing protein, with protein sequence MLRVRCYFVIVVLALLAACGGGGGTISDDGDGGGTTEVINISLSLTNASGVVSSEVSKAQPLTLTATLTSSTGRSMSGQLVTFSFNDALLASFNNEAGTAQTNSNGVATIGVLVGTKSGAGTIAATLTGGQSTTISFASAGDADDVEPEKPVGSLRLIADNLQLGSGETAQVALSAVVLDTSNILQPGVTVQFSASSGELQVVSAVTEADGVAKATLSSSVDSSLRTITVTASVGDKTATVDINVVGTSILISAPRSMVLSDEVTITADLTDFDGKGIQGQTLAVTSSLGNPITSASLVTAGNSGRVSFNYRATQGGTDELTVTGLGATASVTINIQSDQFRFLRTEVIEVDLGIEEDIDRKLSLEWLVNSSPKEGGELTFTTTRGTVNDSEDAMGSSISISAETNSQGRADVFVHSDFAGFANIVATEDNNGAGDVLTTQTRIEFVAKTPDTIEAQAFPAQVGSGEQSIVRAIVRDENKNPVKNQTVAFTLVGAPGGQIDPSTAVTNSQGLASTVFTADNTTGAGTGHNLNVQATLLDQLSISKLVPISVGSRTLFFRFGTGNTIKAPSNTLFAQEFSVLVTDSSGNPVAGQDLNVSVLSVSYDKGEWVPIPDLIDFEYWHADSSGAVTDCQSEDINNNGILDDGEDTNGNDQLTPGNVASVPRTVTADSNGIATFDMTYPRDIAPWTEVLITVSGFADGTENISSREFRTRVSGEYIADETAAPARNPYGEGAFCTDTD
- a CDS encoding IS3 family transposase (programmed frameshift) translates to MDKPIKSNRKRTQRDYTLTFKLTVVEQVEEGELTYKQAQARYGIQGKSTVLTWLRKHGRQDWHNPRLTLMTQSNPTPEQRIKELERKLEDEKVRNLVLNEMIDYIDTTQGTQLRKKLVGHGVRKLQSQAQISLSQLCRVMGISRQSIYQAESRYQSRAFALQPVQAMVRDLRRFMPRLGTRKLYHVLKPKLEECGIKLGRDGLFSYLRSENLLIKRPRNYHKTTDSKHWMKKHPNLMKGLIITRPEQVFVSDITYLETDEGVQYLSLVTDAYSRRIMGHDVSSTMTATDIGRALQQATKNRMTGCPLIHHSDRGSQYCSKEYQKQLQLHAIIPSMTDGYDCYQNALAERINGILKHEFLLTRCRNQDELKRAVKQSIAIYNEYRPHLSLGMKTPNEVHKKASCIMQLA